A single region of the candidate division TA06 bacterium genome encodes:
- a CDS encoding tetratricopeptide repeat protein, whose amino-acid sequence MAKVDQIRAKAAEFFQKGDYAKAVLEYKKVLELEPGNASVYNFIGDAYVKLNNIDEAVSNYLEATKGYGNDALYNNAIAVCKKILRSKKDDPEIYKMLGDLYIQQGLINEAITNLLEYSERKIKEGRPDLAFPVYHQIVELNPQNLAIRSKLADMYLSQKRVPEAIEEFTKLAQAYRENGRMIEAEAIDAKVRSMKGEKAAPTAVAPAPAPEIRPQQMIDELIQHAKPEIQLEVPPQREKPAREIPSLSIQKEPEKPAAAAPPKQDWATNMELGDLLVEIGSTQEALDQYHTAANGYLSDGNLNKSIVIYKKIAELQPLELRSRQKLVEISLQANQPEAMVDAYLGLAECLYRRELKEQAAAVYQKVLEIDQVNETALESLSLLLPEMPEGSMMDMPGIVQPVPSISIQPLEPKPAPAEPPSWQMPAQEPEPASAGQSFLPGQPAAEQREEHSHLTAQPQGGQPQDDSSVHWGREMVEGGRQSRVKFSVADDEQSQAPQAQEEYLSLNDILAEFKEGIYQSIKQEDFQGHYDLGIAYKEMGLIQEAIAEFQISSKGEKERLKSFEMLGICFMERGEYKFAIRQMERGLATPGYEEEAYMGLRYNLAQSYENVGEIDNAVKAYEEIYSVDVSFKDVTQKLQQLKPARAPVPAPPPPRPTVAQPQAAQPPLRPTVAPPVMARPAQPATQPAAPRRPNIASPQPQYQQPSAPVLRPAMPPPAAPAYAPQPPARAQEEVSMPEMDSSPKPKPIPSKLKKPEKQRISYVATGRFQAVGPVRRGPGAHSPLRRIAFGAGKF is encoded by the coding sequence ACATCGACGAAGCAGTATCCAACTATCTGGAAGCGACCAAGGGCTACGGCAACGACGCCTTGTACAACAATGCCATCGCGGTCTGTAAAAAGATCCTCCGCAGTAAAAAGGACGATCCCGAGATATACAAGATGCTGGGAGACCTTTACATTCAGCAGGGGCTGATAAACGAGGCCATCACCAACCTGCTGGAGTATTCGGAACGCAAGATCAAGGAGGGCAGGCCCGACCTGGCCTTCCCGGTCTACCATCAGATCGTGGAACTCAATCCCCAGAACCTGGCCATCCGCTCCAAGCTGGCCGATATGTATCTGTCTCAGAAGCGGGTGCCGGAGGCCATAGAGGAATTCACCAAGCTGGCCCAGGCCTACCGGGAGAACGGACGGATGATCGAGGCCGAGGCCATCGACGCCAAGGTCCGCAGCATGAAAGGCGAGAAGGCCGCTCCAACCGCCGTCGCTCCCGCCCCGGCGCCAGAGATCCGACCTCAGCAGATGATAGATGAACTGATCCAGCATGCCAAACCGGAGATCCAGCTGGAAGTCCCGCCCCAGCGGGAAAAACCGGCCAGGGAGATTCCCTCTCTGTCCATCCAGAAGGAGCCGGAGAAGCCGGCCGCGGCCGCGCCTCCCAAACAGGACTGGGCCACCAACATGGAGCTGGGGGACCTGCTAGTGGAGATCGGCTCCACTCAGGAGGCTTTGGACCAGTATCATACCGCGGCCAACGGCTACTTAAGCGACGGCAACCTCAATAAATCCATTGTCATTTACAAGAAAATCGCCGAGTTGCAACCTCTGGAACTAAGGAGCCGGCAGAAGTTAGTGGAGATCTCGCTGCAGGCCAATCAGCCCGAAGCCATGGTGGACGCGTATCTGGGCCTGGCCGAGTGCCTTTACCGCCGGGAGCTGAAAGAGCAGGCGGCGGCGGTCTATCAAAAAGTACTGGAGATCGACCAGGTAAACGAGACCGCCCTGGAAAGCCTTTCCCTGCTGTTGCCCGAGATGCCGGAAGGGTCCATGATGGATATGCCGGGTATTGTCCAGCCCGTACCCTCGATTAGCATCCAGCCCCTGGAACCGAAGCCAGCTCCGGCCGAACCGCCCAGCTGGCAAATGCCGGCCCAGGAACCCGAGCCGGCTTCAGCCGGTCAAAGCTTTTTGCCTGGCCAGCCTGCGGCGGAGCAACGAGAAGAGCACAGCCATTTAACTGCCCAACCCCAAGGTGGCCAGCCCCAGGACGACAGCAGTGTTCACTGGGGGAGGGAGATGGTGGAAGGCGGCCGGCAGTCGCGGGTCAAGTTCAGCGTGGCCGACGACGAACAGTCTCAGGCGCCCCAGGCCCAGGAGGAATATCTTTCCCTGAACGACATCCTGGCCGAGTTCAAGGAGGGCATCTATCAAAGCATCAAGCAGGAAGATTTTCAGGGGCATTACGATCTGGGCATCGCCTACAAGGAAATGGGACTGATCCAGGAGGCCATCGCCGAATTCCAGATATCTTCCAAGGGAGAAAAAGAGAGGCTCAAATCTTTTGAAATGCTGGGCATCTGTTTTATGGAGCGGGGGGAATACAAATTCGCCATCCGCCAAATGGAACGCGGCCTGGCTACCCCGGGTTACGAGGAAGAGGCTTATATGGGGCTGCGCTATAACCTGGCCCAGTCCTACGAAAACGTGGGCGAGATCGATAATGCCGTCAAGGCTTACGAAGAAATATATTCGGTAGACGTATCCTTCAAGGACGTGACTCAAAAACTCCAGCAGCTTAAGCCGGCCAGAGCCCCAGTTCCAGCGCCACCCCCGCCGCGTCCAACTGTTGCCCAGCCTCAAGCTGCTCAGCCGCCATTACGCCCCACAGTGGCGCCTCCGGTTATGGCCCGGCCGGCCCAGCCGGCAACCCAGCCGGCCGCGCCGCGGCGGCCCAATATAGCCTCACCCCAGCCGCAATACCAACAGCCTTCGGCTCCAGTGCTCCGTCCGGCCATGCCGCCGCCAGCCGCTCCGGCCTATGCGCCACAGCCCCCGGCCCGAGCGCAGGAAGAAGTGTCTATGCCTGAAATGGATTCTTCGCCCAAACCCAAGCCCATACCTTCCAAGCTCAAAAAACCGGAGAAACAGAGAATCTCTTACGTGGCAACCGGCCGGTTTCAAGCTGTTGGCCCGGTCAGGCGCGGACCCGGAGCACATTCCCCGTTACGGCGAATTGCTTTTGGTGCAGGGAAGTTTTAG
- a CDS encoding DNA internalization-related competence protein ComEC/Rec2, with product MARSGADPEHIPRYGELLLVQGSFSLLPQKRNPGGFDYRAYLDRSEVRGALNLEHVKLLQTGRGDWLTSKVVIPARQYIRSLADKFLQGDEAALLLGLTLGERSGLSARVQEAFSNTGTTHVLAVSGLHVVLVAFILFLAFRIVRVSRRWAAIGTCAGLVFYTLLTGSPPSIVRATIMAVAVLLGGMFERQGNGLNMLGLAGLLILFFWPQSLFDVGFQLSFAATAGILAVTRPIQNQLYKITENEVLREWLLLPLAVSLAAQIFTAPFLAYHFHKIPTISLLANLVVVPATNLLLALGLLMAILYPLGNLVAWPLAASAYAASWVSLKSVELFNMIKFSVIVWPRPDLSQILIYSIALIIIFNYNKIKRIRFVIIIFLLAVLNVFVWAKTFVTDDKLKVTFLDVGHGDAAFIQFPNGRTMLIDAGPSQEKYDSGQRIIHPFLKYLGQSTIDLAIITHGDADHVGGFSYLLSRVKIKKLMISGHQSEQSLFVLAMEAAVKSKTDIDTLWGYDTLSGIAPVRGFVFCQRDSAAVGNEASIVCFIQYGQKSFLFTGDMGPQLADTLYSKGLLPKCTVLKVPHHGSHINNSPAVIRAISPELAVIQVGQNNRFGHPSPEVVEGYKAVGSVIYRTDEQGAIVMETDGRKLEVKTTARHFFLD from the coding sequence TTGGCCCGGTCAGGCGCGGACCCGGAGCACATTCCCCGTTACGGCGAATTGCTTTTGGTGCAGGGAAGTTTTAGCCTTTTGCCCCAGAAGCGCAACCCAGGCGGGTTCGACTACCGGGCCTATCTGGACCGCAGCGAGGTCCGGGGCGCCCTGAATCTGGAGCATGTAAAGCTCCTGCAGACCGGGCGGGGCGATTGGCTGACGTCAAAAGTAGTGATCCCGGCCCGGCAGTACATCCGGTCACTGGCGGACAAATTTCTCCAAGGCGACGAGGCTGCCCTGCTTTTAGGCCTGACCCTGGGCGAGCGCAGCGGGCTTTCGGCCAGGGTGCAGGAGGCCTTCTCCAATACCGGGACCACCCATGTTCTGGCGGTCTCGGGCCTGCATGTGGTGCTGGTGGCCTTCATATTGTTCCTGGCATTCAGAATTGTCAGGGTTTCCAGGCGTTGGGCGGCCATTGGAACCTGTGCCGGGCTAGTGTTTTACACGCTTTTGACAGGTTCCCCGCCCTCCATAGTCCGGGCTACCATCATGGCGGTAGCGGTACTGCTGGGAGGGATGTTCGAACGGCAGGGGAACGGCCTGAACATGCTGGGCCTGGCCGGGCTGTTGATCCTGTTCTTCTGGCCCCAGTCGCTGTTTGACGTGGGTTTCCAGCTTTCCTTCGCCGCTACCGCCGGGATACTGGCCGTCACCCGGCCCATCCAGAACCAGTTGTACAAGATCACAGAGAACGAAGTTCTGCGCGAATGGCTGCTGTTACCCCTGGCGGTTTCCCTGGCCGCCCAGATATTCACCGCCCCGTTCCTGGCTTATCATTTCCACAAGATCCCGACCATATCGCTTTTGGCCAACCTGGTGGTGGTGCCGGCCACCAACCTGCTTTTGGCCCTGGGACTATTGATGGCCATCCTGTATCCTTTGGGCAATTTGGTGGCCTGGCCGCTGGCCGCCTCGGCTTATGCCGCCAGCTGGGTATCCCTGAAGTCGGTGGAACTGTTCAATATGATAAAATTTAGTGTAATTGTGTGGCCAAGACCAGATTTAAGTCAAATTTTAATTTATAGTATTGCTTTAATAATAATATTTAACTATAACAAAATTAAAAGGATACGATTCGTAATAATTATATTTTTATTGGCTGTTTTGAACGTTTTTGTCTGGGCTAAAACATTCGTAACTGATGATAAATTAAAGGTAACTTTTTTGGATGTAGGGCATGGGGATGCCGCTTTTATCCAATTTCCCAACGGCAGGACCATGCTGATTGACGCCGGGCCCAGCCAGGAAAAGTACGACTCCGGCCAGAGGATCATTCATCCCTTTTTGAAGTATTTGGGTCAAAGCACGATAGACCTGGCCATCATCACCCACGGGGATGCCGACCACGTTGGCGGGTTTTCCTATCTGCTTTCCCGGGTCAAGATCAAAAAGCTGATGATCTCCGGCCACCAATCCGAACAGTCCTTGTTTGTTTTGGCCATGGAGGCCGCAGTAAAATCAAAAACCGACATCGACACCCTATGGGGCTACGACACTTTGTCCGGAATAGCGCCGGTCCGGGGTTTCGTCTTCTGCCAAAGAGATTCTGCCGCAGTAGGCAACGAGGCTTCCATAGTCTGTTTCATTCAGTACGGGCAAAAGTCTTTCTTATTTACAGGGGACATGGGCCCGCAGTTGGCGGATACTCTGTATTCAAAAGGTCTTTTGCCAAAATGCACCGTGCTTAAGGTCCCGCACCACGGCTCGCACATCAACAATTCGCCGGCGGTGATAAGGGCCATAAGCCCTGAGTTGGCAGTGATACAAGTAGGTCAGAATAACCGGTTTGGGCATCCTTCACCGGAAGTGGTGGAGGGCTATAAAGCTGTCGGGTCCGTAATTTACCGGACGGATGAGCAGGGGGCGATCGTGATGGAGACGGATGGGAGAAAGTTGGAAGTTAAGACCACAGCAAGGCATTTTTTTCTTGACTAA
- the argF gene encoding ornithine carbamoyltransferase has protein sequence MKKDLISVADFSKQEMDQLFDLAAKIKKQTRAGRSPKLLVDRTLAMVFEKPSLRTRVTFETGITQLGGHGIYLDMQLGKRESTPDIARNLCRWVDLIMARTFSHKSVTDLAEHSTVPVINGLSDLEHPCQAYADFLTILEYKKKFKGLKLAYIGDGNNVCNSLLLAAGALGMNMAVGCPQGYDPDKAILNRAQEMAFKNKAVLEIVRDPREAVKNADAIYTDVWASMGQESEKELRARIFAPYQVNKSLVDAAKRDVIVLHCLPAHRGDEITDDVLDGPHSVALDQAENRLHAQKAIMVTLYKYWAKNRKSKKK, from the coding sequence ATGAAAAAGGACCTGATCTCGGTAGCCGATTTCAGCAAACAGGAGATGGACCAGTTGTTCGACCTGGCGGCAAAAATAAAAAAGCAGACCCGGGCCGGCCGCTCCCCAAAACTTTTAGTCGACCGGACCCTGGCCATGGTCTTTGAAAAGCCCAGCCTGCGCACCAGGGTTACCTTTGAGACCGGCATAACCCAGCTGGGCGGGCATGGGATATACCTGGACATGCAGCTGGGCAAGCGCGAGTCCACTCCGGACATCGCCCGCAACCTGTGCCGCTGGGTGGACCTGATCATGGCCCGGACCTTTAGCCACAAAAGCGTCACCGACCTGGCCGAGCATTCCACCGTCCCGGTGATCAACGGGCTGTCCGACCTGGAACACCCCTGCCAGGCTTACGCCGATTTTTTAACCATCCTGGAATACAAGAAGAAATTCAAGGGCCTGAAGCTGGCCTACATCGGCGACGGCAACAACGTCTGCAATTCCCTGCTTTTGGCGGCCGGCGCGCTGGGCATGAACATGGCGGTGGGCTGCCCCCAGGGCTACGACCCCGACAAAGCCATCCTGAACCGGGCCCAGGAAATGGCCTTCAAGAACAAGGCGGTGCTGGAGATCGTGCGCGATCCCCGGGAGGCGGTCAAGAACGCCGACGCCATCTACACCGATGTCTGGGCCTCGATGGGCCAGGAATCGGAGAAGGAGCTTAGGGCCCGGATCTTCGCCCCCTATCAGGTGAACAAGTCCCTGGTGGACGCGGCCAAGCGCGACGTGATAGTCCTGCACTGCCTGCCGGCCCACCGCGGCGACGAGATCACCGATGACGTGCTGGACGGCCCGCACTCGGTGGCGCTGGACCAGGCCGAGAACCGGCTTCACGCCCAGAAGGCTATCATGGTCACCCTCTACAAATACTGGGCCAAGAACCGCAAATCCAAAAAGAAATGA
- a CDS encoding diaminopimelate epimerase, with translation MNFYKMSGTGNDLVVLDNRKNIIGDGLSQRSAEQCRSLVPKLCHRRHGVGADGVLLLEASSKADFKMRYLNADGGEVSFCGNGGRCIAWFARSIGAAGEKMTFEAGDGLHRAEVTGDRVKLSMNDPADFRLNFILDLGGKGYAASFADTGVPHVVIPVMDLRDFPVVETGRKIRYHQMFEPGGANANFIELADQHHLNIRTYERGVEDETLACGTGSTAAAVISGLQGRAASPVACLTRGGETLTVHFRKEEDRITEVFLEGAVNLVFKGDWLEETC, from the coding sequence ATGAATTTCTACAAAATGTCCGGGACCGGCAACGACTTGGTGGTGCTGGACAACCGGAAGAACATCATTGGGGACGGGCTTTCCCAGCGCTCGGCTGAGCAATGTCGAAGCCTGGTCCCAAAGCTCTGCCACCGCCGCCACGGGGTGGGGGCCGACGGAGTTCTGCTGCTGGAAGCTTCTTCCAAGGCCGATTTCAAAATGCGCTATCTCAACGCCGACGGCGGCGAGGTTAGCTTCTGCGGCAACGGGGGAAGGTGCATAGCCTGGTTCGCCCGCTCCATCGGCGCGGCCGGAGAAAAAATGACCTTTGAGGCCGGCGATGGGCTGCACCGGGCCGAGGTGACAGGCGACAGAGTAAAGCTTTCGATGAATGACCCTGCTGACTTCAGGCTCAATTTCATCCTGGACCTGGGCGGCAAGGGATATGCGGCCTCTTTCGCCGACACTGGGGTCCCGCACGTGGTCATCCCGGTGATGGACCTCCGCGATTTCCCGGTGGTGGAGACCGGACGGAAGATCCGTTACCATCAAATGTTCGAGCCCGGCGGCGCCAACGCCAATTTCATCGAACTGGCTGACCAGCACCACCTCAACATCCGGACCTACGAGCGCGGGGTGGAGGACGAGACCCTGGCCTGCGGCACCGGCTCCACCGCGGCCGCGGTGATCTCCGGACTGCAGGGGCGGGCCGCCTCCCCGGTGGCATGCCTGACCCGCGGGGGCGAGACCCTGACCGTGCATTTCAGAAAAGAGGAGGACCGGATAACGGAAGTGTTCCTGGAAGGAGCGGTCAACCTGGTATTCAAGGGGGACTGGCTGGAAGAAACTTGCTGA
- the guaB gene encoding IMP dehydrogenase: MPKWYKSEGLTFDDVLLVPQHSQVLPNAADLSTRFSRRIKLNIPLASSAMDTVTEHQMAIALARHGGLGVIHKNLPIHEQAQEVERVKRSESGMISKPIALTPEHRLQDAVRLMKEYSISGIPIADKDGRLVGIITNRDIIFESDLSQMISQTMTCENLITAPLGTSIDEASQLLRKHKLEKLPIVDKKGMLRGLFTLKDVMKSNNFPNACKDSQGRLRTAAAIGVSGDFLERAEGLVSAGVDALVIDTAHGHSQGVLNAVKKVREKFKNTDIVAGNVATPEAARALIKLGMDAIKVGIGPGSICTTRIVAGVGVPQLTAVMDCAAVAKKAKVPVIADGGIKYSGDVVKALAAGADCVMIGNLFAGVEESPGETILLSGRSYKVYRGMGSLGAMRQGSADRYFQEGGGTEGQKFVPEGIEGRVPYKGSLADAVYQLMGGLRSGMGYCGAANLKELQLKTTFVKITNAGLRESHVHDVVITKEAPNYEVDRG, from the coding sequence ATGCCCAAATGGTATAAAAGCGAGGGGTTGACCTTTGACGACGTGCTGCTGGTTCCCCAGCATTCCCAAGTGCTGCCCAATGCCGCCGATCTGTCCACCAGGTTCTCCCGGCGCATCAAGCTGAACATCCCGCTGGCCTCATCGGCCATGGACACGGTGACCGAGCACCAGATGGCCATCGCCCTGGCCCGCCACGGCGGCCTGGGGGTGATCCACAAGAACCTGCCCATCCACGAGCAGGCCCAGGAAGTGGAGCGGGTCAAGCGTTCCGAGAGCGGGATGATCTCCAAGCCCATCGCCCTGACCCCGGAGCACCGGCTGCAGGACGCGGTGCGGCTGATGAAGGAATATTCCATCTCGGGCATACCCATCGCCGACAAGGACGGCAGACTGGTGGGCATCATTACTAACCGGGACATCATTTTTGAGAGCGATCTTAGCCAGATGATCTCTCAGACCATGACCTGCGAAAACCTGATCACCGCTCCTTTGGGCACCTCCATCGACGAGGCCAGCCAGTTGCTGCGCAAACACAAACTGGAAAAGCTGCCCATCGTGGACAAGAAGGGAATGCTGCGGGGACTGTTCACCTTAAAGGACGTGATGAAGAGCAACAATTTCCCCAACGCCTGCAAGGACAGCCAGGGGCGCTTAAGGACCGCGGCGGCCATCGGAGTCTCCGGCGATTTCCTGGAACGAGCCGAAGGGCTGGTCTCGGCCGGGGTTGACGCGTTGGTGATAGACACCGCCCACGGCCATTCCCAGGGGGTGCTGAACGCGGTCAAAAAGGTCAGGGAAAAATTCAAGAATACCGATATTGTGGCCGGCAATGTGGCCACCCCCGAGGCCGCCCGGGCCTTGATCAAATTAGGGATGGATGCCATAAAAGTCGGCATCGGGCCGGGCTCCATCTGTACCACCAGGATCGTGGCCGGGGTGGGCGTGCCCCAGCTGACTGCGGTGATGGACTGCGCGGCCGTGGCCAAGAAGGCCAAGGTGCCGGTGATCGCCGACGGCGGCATAAAATATTCCGGCGACGTGGTCAAAGCGCTGGCGGCCGGGGCCGACTGCGTGATGATCGGCAACCTGTTCGCCGGGGTGGAGGAAAGCCCGGGAGAAACGATCCTTCTTTCCGGCCGCAGTTACAAGGTCTACCGGGGCATGGGTTCTTTGGGGGCCATGCGCCAGGGCAGCGCCGACCGCTATTTCCAGGAGGGCGGGGGAACCGAGGGACAGAAGTTCGTGCCCGAGGGAATAGAAGGCCGGGTTCCCTACAAGGGCTCGCTGGCCGATGCGGTCTACCAGTTGATGGGCGGACTGCGCAGCGGCATGGGGTACTGCGGGGCGGCCAATCTCAAGGAACTCCAGCTCAAGACCACATTTGTCAAGATCACCAATGCGGGTTTAAGGGAAAGCCATGTGCACGATGTGGTGATCACCAAGGAAGCCCCGAATTACGAGGTGGATAGGGGGTAG
- a CDS encoding 4-hydroxy-tetrahydrodipicolinate reductase, producing the protein MINLIICGAAGRMGQAICEAAKDSKEFTIAAAVEGHGHPLVGKQLCEKIPAVVDDLLLVLQAGDVIIDFSTPEATAANAAKAAVMKKPMVIGTTGLDQKHQDLFAGMAKDIPMVVSSNMSIGVNLLYKLAYAAAKKLPKTFDADISETHHRNKKDAPSGTAVKILEEIQRARGGKPVYQRQTSDQVRGNDEIGMVSLRAGDIVGEHSVIFTGPGEQLELIHRAQSRRVFADGALLAAKFVAKAKPGLYDMQDVLGL; encoded by the coding sequence ATGATCAATCTAATCATCTGCGGGGCCGCCGGTCGGATGGGCCAGGCCATCTGCGAGGCGGCAAAAGACTCCAAGGAATTCACCATCGCCGCTGCGGTGGAGGGCCACGGGCATCCCTTGGTGGGAAAACAGCTGTGCGAAAAGATCCCGGCGGTCGTTGATGACCTGCTTTTAGTTCTGCAGGCCGGGGACGTGATCATAGACTTCAGCACCCCGGAAGCCACGGCGGCCAATGCCGCCAAGGCTGCGGTGATGAAGAAGCCGATGGTGATCGGCACCACCGGCCTGGACCAGAAGCACCAGGACCTGTTCGCCGGGATGGCCAAGGACATTCCGATGGTGGTGTCCTCCAACATGTCCATCGGGGTCAACCTGCTTTACAAGCTGGCCTATGCCGCGGCCAAAAAACTTCCCAAGACCTTTGACGCCGACATCTCCGAGACCCACCACCGCAACAAGAAGGACGCGCCCAGCGGCACCGCCGTCAAGATACTGGAGGAGATCCAAAGGGCCCGGGGCGGTAAGCCGGTCTATCAGCGGCAGACTTCCGACCAGGTCCGCGGGAACGATGAGATCGGCATGGTCTCATTAAGGGCCGGGGACATCGTGGGCGAGCACAGCGTGATCTTCACCGGGCCGGGCGAACAGCTGGAGTTGATCCACCGGGCGCAAAGCCGCCGGGTTTTCGCCGATGGCGCATTACTGGCGGCCAAATTCGTGGCCAAGGCCAAACCGGGCTTGTATGACATGCAGGATGTTTTGGGACTTTGA
- a CDS encoding tetratricopeptide repeat protein — protein MRNRLATLAFLSVMGLSILGCQQGNPDPFFNNGVAYFQQGDTVKAVAEFNQAIRVKRNFAPGYYNLGICNLKPGAYNQANQYFLKAVKYDPSYVDAYYSLSMVYVTLDSLPKAKEALYKGLKQNPNASMLYYNLGYIYLLRAQTDSARWAYKKVTELDPQNSDAYFNLAYASNDPKYAQEAIDALRQAVRIDRLNYKAHYLLGAKLLGKNNSTRDEIKEGRKSLIILLESGKGLRSNIEKAKELLAKTK, from the coding sequence ATGAGAAACAGACTTGCAACATTAGCTTTCCTCTCAGTGATGGGGCTTTCAATTTTGGGCTGTCAGCAGGGAAATCCCGATCCGTTCTTCAACAACGGGGTGGCCTATTTCCAACAAGGGGATACGGTCAAAGCAGTGGCCGAGTTCAACCAGGCCATCAGGGTCAAACGCAACTTTGCCCCCGGCTATTACAACCTGGGGATCTGCAATTTAAAGCCCGGTGCCTACAATCAGGCCAACCAGTATTTTTTGAAAGCGGTAAAGTACGACCCGTCGTATGTGGACGCCTATTACAGCCTGAGCATGGTATATGTAACATTGGATTCCCTGCCCAAGGCCAAGGAGGCGCTTTATAAAGGCCTCAAACAAAACCCTAACGCTTCGATGCTTTATTATAATCTGGGGTATATTTACTTGCTTAGAGCACAGACCGATTCGGCCCGCTGGGCCTACAAAAAAGTTACGGAGCTAGATCCCCAAAACTCCGACGCCTATTTTAATCTGGCGTATGCTTCCAATGACCCCAAGTATGCCCAGGAAGCCATAGACGCTTTGCGTCAGGCCGTTCGGATCGACCGCCTGAATTACAAAGCCCATTACCTTCTGGGCGCCAAACTGCTGGGAAAAAATAACAGCACCCGGGATGAGATAAAAGAGGGCCGGAAATCCCTGATCATATTGTTGGAAAGCGGCAAGGGTCTACGCTCAAATATTGAAAAAGCCAAAGAACTGCTTGCGAAAACAAAATAA
- a CDS encoding LL-diaminopimelate aminotransferase — MNFEFAQRLTKIPPYLFAGLNKKKAELKSRGVDIIDFGVGDPDLPTSPHVIQALTEQADDPENHRYPSYEGLPAFRQAVAKWYGKRFEVKLSPDDQVTCLMGAKDGLAHAAWALFGSGDKALCPDPAYPVYAVQTMLAGAEPVYFQLSPENSFLPDIDKLPIKGIKAIFLCYPNNPTAAVADIKFYQRLVDWATKHNIMILNDGIYSEIAFDGLVPPSILQIPGAEEIALEFHSLSKSYNMTGWRVGMAVGNKKMLQALMQIKTNSDSGVFQAVQYAAIAALEGSQDCVKANCRVYQERRDVLAAGLKKLGLEFQLPKATFYFWLKTPSKYDSLKFTDLLLEKAGVMVAPGVGFGQNGEGFVRMALTIPKERMAEAIDRMGKIL, encoded by the coding sequence ATGAACTTTGAATTTGCCCAAAGGCTTACTAAAATACCGCCATATCTTTTTGCCGGGCTGAATAAGAAAAAAGCAGAATTAAAATCCCGGGGCGTCGATATCATAGATTTCGGGGTAGGAGATCCCGACCTGCCCACGTCGCCGCACGTCATCCAGGCTCTGACGGAGCAGGCGGACGATCCCGAAAACCATCGTTATCCCTCTTATGAGGGGCTGCCCGCTTTCCGCCAGGCCGTGGCCAAGTGGTACGGAAAGCGGTTTGAGGTAAAACTCTCGCCCGACGACCAGGTAACCTGCCTGATGGGCGCCAAGGACGGCCTGGCCCACGCGGCCTGGGCCCTGTTCGGATCCGGCGACAAGGCACTGTGCCCGGATCCTGCCTATCCGGTCTACGCCGTCCAGACCATGCTGGCCGGGGCTGAGCCGGTGTATTTCCAGCTTTCGCCTGAGAACTCATTCCTGCCGGATATAGACAAACTGCCGATCAAGGGCATCAAGGCCATCTTCCTGTGCTATCCCAACAATCCCACCGCAGCGGTGGCCGATATCAAATTCTACCAAAGGCTGGTGGACTGGGCCACCAAACACAACATCATGATCCTGAACGACGGCATCTATTCCGAGATCGCCTTTGACGGGCTGGTGCCGCCCAGCATCCTCCAGATTCCGGGGGCGGAAGAGATCGCTTTGGAATTCCACTCCCTGTCCAAGAGCTATAATATGACCGGCTGGCGGGTGGGAATGGCGGTGGGCAATAAAAAGATGCTGCAGGCCCTGATGCAGATCAAGACCAATTCCGATTCCGGCGTGTTCCAGGCGGTGCAGTATGCCGCCATCGCAGCTCTTGAAGGCTCGCAGGACTGCGTCAAGGCCAACTGCCGGGTCTACCAGGAACGGCGGGATGTGCTGGCCGCCGGTCTGAAAAAACTGGGATTGGAATTCCAACTGCCAAAAGCCACATTTTATTTTTGGCTCAAGACTCCTTCAAAATATGATTCCCTTAAATTCACAGACCTGCTGCTGGAGAAGGCCGGAGTGATGGTGGCGCCGGGAGTGGGCTTTGGGCAGAACGGCGAAGGCTTTGTGCGGATGGCGCTGACCATTCCCAAGGAGCGGATGGCGGAAGCCATTGATCGGATGGGGAAGATACTTTAA